A stretch of Roseibium porphyridii DNA encodes these proteins:
- the ftsZ gene encoding cell division protein FtsZ, whose product MTINLKMPDIQELKPRITVFGVGGAGGNAVNNMITAGLQGCDFVCANTDAQALAMNQSDRLVQMGVAVTEGLGAGSQPEVGSAAAEEVIDEINDHLSGSHMVFITAGMGGGTGTGAAPVIARAAREQGILTVGVVTKPFQFEGARRMRIADSGIDELQRNVDTLIVIPNQNLFRIANAQTTFADAFAMADQVLYSGVACITDLMVKEGLINLDFADVRSVMRGMGKAMMGTGEASGEKRAQQAAEAAIANPLLDESSMKGAKGLLISITGGNDLTLFEVDEAATRIREEVDSDANIILGATFDETLDGIIRVSVVATGIDREEGAAAAPFPASTAQALKSEAPARIAEIATSKPAAAPAAAKQITEDAAAKAVANLEKELAIPEPTPVSVASDPAVEIKKVQPVASGLAHKSPMMDIEDETPARVVEDAPVSKPYIPPAAEEHSPAPRMPRVEDFPPIAQREIRAQNTEAPAPQTAAPQPAPAQPAAPAAQFDDSGEEDRRPMGLLRRLASGLGRREDEEDQEQELSAPQATRPAPQMQPAPQPAPRAPQQRPAAQGAAGQLDGTGRAAPKPVAASEDEQLEIPAFLRRQAN is encoded by the coding sequence ATGACCATCAACCTGAAGATGCCCGACATTCAGGAGCTGAAGCCGCGAATTACGGTCTTCGGCGTCGGCGGCGCGGGCGGAAACGCCGTCAATAACATGATCACTGCAGGTCTCCAGGGGTGCGACTTTGTTTGCGCCAACACGGATGCCCAGGCGCTGGCCATGAACCAGTCCGACCGCCTCGTCCAGATGGGCGTGGCTGTTACGGAAGGTCTTGGTGCAGGCTCTCAGCCGGAAGTCGGCTCAGCAGCAGCCGAGGAAGTGATCGACGAAATCAACGATCATCTGTCTGGATCGCACATGGTGTTCATCACCGCCGGTATGGGCGGCGGCACCGGTACCGGCGCTGCGCCCGTTATTGCCCGCGCAGCGCGCGAGCAGGGCATCCTGACGGTCGGTGTTGTTACCAAGCCGTTCCAGTTCGAAGGCGCCCGACGCATGCGCATTGCCGACAGCGGCATTGATGAGCTGCAGCGCAATGTCGACACGCTGATCGTCATTCCAAACCAGAACCTGTTCCGGATCGCCAACGCACAGACGACCTTCGCGGACGCCTTTGCCATGGCCGACCAGGTCCTTTATTCCGGTGTTGCCTGCATCACCGATCTGATGGTGAAGGAAGGCTTGATCAACCTTGATTTTGCTGACGTCCGGTCCGTGATGCGCGGAATGGGCAAGGCGATGATGGGAACAGGCGAAGCCAGCGGCGAGAAGCGTGCACAACAGGCTGCCGAGGCTGCGATTGCGAACCCGCTTCTGGATGAATCATCCATGAAGGGTGCCAAGGGTCTGCTCATCTCGATCACGGGCGGCAATGACCTGACCCTGTTCGAGGTGGACGAAGCTGCGACCCGCATTCGCGAAGAAGTCGACTCGGACGCAAACATCATCCTCGGAGCGACATTCGATGAAACGCTGGATGGCATCATCCGCGTGTCTGTGGTTGCCACCGGGATTGATCGGGAGGAAGGCGCAGCCGCGGCTCCGTTTCCCGCATCAACAGCACAGGCTTTGAAGTCGGAAGCGCCTGCCCGGATTGCTGAAATCGCAACATCCAAGCCTGCTGCGGCTCCGGCTGCTGCCAAGCAAATCACTGAAGATGCCGCTGCAAAAGCGGTCGCAAATCTTGAAAAGGAACTTGCGATCCCTGAGCCGACACCGGTTTCTGTTGCCAGCGACCCGGCTGTCGAGATCAAGAAAGTGCAGCCGGTCGCTTCGGGCCTGGCACACAAGTCACCGATGATGGACATCGAAGACGAAACGCCAGCGCGCGTTGTTGAAGATGCTCCGGTCAGCAAGCCTTACATTCCGCCTGCAGCGGAAGAACACAGCCCTGCACCGCGCATGCCGCGCGTTGAAGATTTCCCGCCGATCGCTCAGCGTGAAATCCGGGCACAGAATACCGAAGCACCGGCACCGCAAACTGCGGCTCCGCAGCCAGCACCGGCCCAACCTGCCGCCCCCGCTGCTCAGTTCGATGACAGCGGAGAGGAAGACAGACGGCCAATGGGGCTGCTGCGCCGCCTTGCCAGCGGTCTTGGCCGCCGGGAAGATGAGGAAGACCAGGAACAGGAACTGAGCGCACCTCAGGCCACACGCCCGGCTCCGCAGATGCAGCCTGCTCCTCAGCCAGCTCCACGTGCGCCGCAGCAAAGGCCTGCAGCACAAGGGGCCGCAGGTCAGCTTGACGGCACCGGACGCGCTGCACCCAAGCCGGTTGCCGCCTCAGAAGACGAGCAGTTGGAAATCCCGGCGTTCCTGCGCCGTCAAGCCAACTGA